One part of the Lotus japonicus ecotype B-129 chromosome 2, LjGifu_v1.2 genome encodes these proteins:
- the LOC130735445 gene encoding heavy metal-associated isoprenylated plant protein 31, whose translation MSNMIEVRVPNLDCEGCASKLKKALFKLKGVDEVEVEMEAQKITVRGYGLEEKKVLKSIKRTGKAAEPWPFPGHAHLTSFYKYPSYIVNQYYYDAYKTEATNGVHTFFHTPSVYSVAVASDEAFASLFSDDNPHACTIM comes from the exons ATGTCT AATATGATAGAGGTCAGAGTTCCAAATCTTGATTGTGAGGGATGTGCTTCAAAATTAAAGAAAGCTCTCTTCAAACTCAAAG GAGTAGATGAAGTAGAGGTTGAAATGGAGGCACAAAAGATAACAGTGAGAGGCTATGGCCTAGAGGAGAAGAAGGTGCTGAAATCAATCAAACGCACAGGCAAAGCAGCAGAGCCATGGCCATTTCCAGGGCATGCTCATTTAACTTCATTTTACAAGTACCCAAGTTACATTGTTAACCAATATTACTATGATGCATACAAAACTGAAGCAACAAATGGAGTCCACACTTTCTTCCACACGCCTTCTGTCTATTCAGTTGCTGTGGCATCTGATGAGGCCTTTGCTTCACTCTTTAGTGATGATAACCCTCATGCTTGCACTATAATGTAA
- the LOC130736595 gene encoding histone-lysine N-methyltransferase, H3 lysine-9 specific SUVH4-like, whose amino-acid sequence MEVINSCVKEADMGNEQIVPDKYHNEVPSDVMVNNNNIDAQHHERVETNESLVERRCSLRLKNKSISDKSESILSGDADDKRTKLNPILQQQTLDKAWVACGDSDASSSIGTSLFVFDELDLNGILIIRESLRLANRSRLKSSKLNVDKNLNPKKCAPSIPASKYFLKKLRRLAKLGTDKVHYAQGKISREFFDSPILACKDLSGGQEAIPIIATNMYDNPLVVPTGFKYIKSIQVARNVEVPPFVGRCNCIGSCMSCSCAGLNGTEFPYTLQNGGRLIGARDILYECGPNCGCGPDCRNRISQKGLKYRFEVYRTLTKGWAVKTWDFIPSGSPVVEYVGVLSKIEDLDPDSTDTYVFEIDCLQTINELKGKKRRLGSVSLPASICANKNDNDDTTKNVPEFCIDAGSLGNVARFINHSCKPNLFVQCVLSSYNDIRLARIVLFASENIRPYQELTCDYNYKLDSVIGPDGKIKKLACHCGAKKCRKRLY is encoded by the exons ATGGAGGTGATAAATAGTTGTGTAAAAGAGGCAGACATGGGAAATGAACAAATAGTACCTGATAAATATCATAATGAAGTTCCATCAGATGTTAtggtgaacaacaataacatTGACGCACAACACCATGAAAGGGTTGAAACAAATGAATCTTTGGTGGAGAGAAGATGTAGCTTACGACTTAAAAACAAGTCCATTAGTGATAAGAGTGAGTCAATATTGAGCGGTGATGCTGATGATAAGAGAACCAAGCTCAATCCCATCTTACAACAACAAACATTGGATAAAGCATGGGTAGCTTGTGGAGATAGTGATGCTTCAAGTTCGATTGGTACAAGTTTATTTGTTTTTGATGAGCTAGATTTGAATGGCATCTTAATAATAAGAGAATCGCTGAGGCTTGCCAATAGATCAAGACTTAAATCGAGCAAG ttgaaT GTTGATAAAAATTTGAATCCTAAGAAATGTGCTCCTAGCATTCCCGCATCTAAGTATTTTTTAAAGAAGCTACGAAGACTAGCTAAATTGGGTACAGATAAG GTCCATTATGCACAAGGGAAAATATCGAGAGAATTTTTTGATTCTCCAAT TTTGGCTTGTAAGGACCTCAGCGGTGGACAAGAAGCTATTCCCATTATTGCGACCAATATGTATGATAATCCTCTGGTGGTACCTACTG GTTTTAAATATATCAAATCTATTCAAGTTGCACGCAATGTGGAAGTTCCACCCTTTGTTGGTAGATGCAATTGCATAGGAAGTTGTATGAGTTGTTCTTGTGCTGGCCTTAATGGTACTGAGTTTCCATACACTCTTCAGAATGGTGGCAG GTTGATTGGGGCAAGAGATATCTTATATGAATGTGGGCCAAATTGTGGCTGTGGACCTGATTGCCGCAATCGAATTTCTCAAAAGGGTTTAAAGTATCGATTTGAG GTCTATCGTACACTTACCAAAGGGTGGGCCGTTAAGACATGGGACTTCATTCCCTCTGGTTCACCTGTTGTGGAATATGTTGGTGTGCTTAGTAAAATTGAAGACTTGGATCCTGATTCAACAGATACATATGTTTTTGAAATTGATTGTTTGCAAACAATCAATGAGCTAAAGGGCAAAAAG AGACGGCTAGGTAGTGTATCACTACCTGCAAGTATTTGTGCTAACAAAAATGACAATGATGACACCACGAAGAATGTTCCTGAGTTCTGCATAGACGCTGGCTCTTTGGGTAATGTTGCTAGGTTTATCAACCATAGTTGCAAGCCAAACCTTTTTGTGCAGTGTGTCCTAAGCTCCTACAATGATATCAGACTTGCTCGGATTGTACTATTTGCTAGTGAGAACATAAGGCCTTACCAG GAACTCACATGTGACTATAATTATAAACTTGATAGTGTTATTGGTCCGGATGGAAAAATCAAGAAGTTAGCATGTCACTGTGGTGCAAAAAAATGTCGTAAGCGCTTGTACTAG